The sequence below is a genomic window from Lagopus muta isolate bLagMut1 chromosome 9, bLagMut1 primary, whole genome shotgun sequence.
tctgcttatGGGATATTCCCACAGTCTCTGTTCCATGTGGATTCTATGAGTGTAACAAACTGGAGGACCATAATGTAACACATCCCGTGTGTTGCACAATTTCTATCCTGTGTGGTTATGAAGGAGCTCTGAAATATCCATCCCTCTGCCCAGCCCGGCAGAAAGATTGCCATGCTTCCTATGGGGAAGAAGCACCATCAACCTTATTGCAAAACCTTTCATTAGGAAAGTAGCTAGAAAAATAACTTAAGTTTGCACTGATCTTTTAACTCCCAAGAGAATATAATTTGAGGAATATTAGGCACTTCTTGACAATGTGAAGCTTTTTACCCTTACTTCAGGAAGCTGGAGAATTCAGGTGTAGCTTTGGTAGTTGCTGCGATATGGAACAACTCATTGGAAGAGCTGCCCCAGAAATGAATGcctacaaacatttttttctttccagatatGAAGCGCTGTGCCCCGTGATACTTACTGTGCTGCTTCTTACTGTTGGAGGATGGCTGCTCTACTCTGTGAGAATTGCTCTAGTCGGTACCACCAGCCCCAGCTCAACCAGCCCCTGGAGATCAGCCTCATGCTGCTTCTGGTCATGTTTGGAAAAGTGTGCCTGGATTTCTTCATGCTGCAAGTTAAGCACAAGAAAGTGAAAGTTAGTTTTATGGGATATTTTTGTGTCTCTTTGGCACTTCTTGATTTCATACTGCTGCTGAACATAGCTGTCATCCTCTATTTGGAGGATTTTGCACTCTGGGGTGTCAGATTTACCAAGTACCACATCTGCCTGTTCACTCAGATCATTTCTCTCACTTACGGTACTTTGCATTACCCGGTGTATCTCGTGGCAGGTCTGGATTACTACATGACTATAGCCCAAACCTCTCAATTCCCCCGAAGAGGTCGAAGACTATTTTACATCTTTGTTGTGGTTTTCATATGGATCTCAggctttttttgtgttctgcaaGTTCCTGCCATCTATGAAGAACTAGAAGTTCGGAACCATTTCTCTCCTTATCAGTGTCCCCTCTACATCAGCGTGCAGAGCTACTCGGTCTCAGTTGCCATGCTGGTTCTCATAGGCATGGCTCTCGTGGTTTGCTGGAAGGAAATGATCACCATGCTGCTGTCTGTGAGGGTGGCCTCCTTTGCCAGCCAGCCCGTCCTGCTGTTCTCCTATGTGCCCAACGACAACAGCACTTGTTTCAAGCGGCAGCTTCTGACCAGACTCCTCATCTGCTTCCTTGGCACTTGGGCACCTTTTGTTCTTCTCCAGTTTATCATCTTGTTTCTTGGTGCTTGGATTCCAGCCTACATGGAGATGAACGTCCCTTGGCTGTACTTCATCAACAGCTTTCTTATTGCAGTAGCATACTGGTGTCGATGTCACGACGTTGAATTGACAGAGGAGATGTGGTCTACAGATCCATTTGTCAGCTGGAAATTCTGCTTTATGCCATTTAacaatgaaaacacagagcCAGCTGAAAAGCCAGGCACAGTAATTGTAATCTGTTAACGAGCTGCTGACTGAAAAGACTGCTAGGGCTGTGTGTACTTTGATGCTCTGTGACCATGTCCTTACAGATAATACAAGGAAGCATCTCCAGAGCTACAATCCACAGGAAGAAAATCCAACATTCATGAGTACAGTAAGGAACAGTGCACCAGAATGTGCCACACTTCTACACTGggctttatttccatttcagagtATTTAAGAGAAGGCCActatttacataaaataagTTCTTGGTTAAAAGTGGTGTTTATTACTACAATTTtacaattgttttaaaattgaatgGTCTCAGGCTTTATAGTATAAAACGCATCAGCCTTTAATGGGCTGAAGCCTTTTATTATCAGTTACATCAAGGTGACCTACTGTCAAGTTCAAactgctgtggtttttgttgctttttttttttaagtgtattttcttGTTGAACATTTTGTTAGTTCAAGGTTTTTGCGTGGTTAATGAGGAACACATTGTTTTAGTTAAAGCTATACCTCCTTCAGAACTATAAACTTTGTTTACGGAAACGATTGCGAGATGTATACTGGCACAGCTATGAGAAAGGCAGTGCTTTGTTATTTCCTTGTTACTGTTCCTGTAAGGTATGTATGTGCACATTAAAAACTACTGAATTACAGTCACAGCAATAAGAGCtttaatacaaaagaaaaacaaacatgcttaATATGAACAGTTGGACCCTGTGCTAAGCAGATGCATCTACTCTTACAAGGTTACGTGAGTACATGCCAAAGGATGGGTTGGACTAGAACAGAATCTGTGTTGGAGCCAAAGTCACACTGACATTAAAGTAGTTCAATTTGCTAAAGCGTGCCTAATGCAGTAAGGGAAAACCTGCTCAGACTTCCAAACTACTTCAATGATTTTCAAGTTCTTGAGGAAGCTCTCAGATTTACAGGGGATTGATAAATAAGTGATCCACAACCCAAGCAGACAAATGGAAgtagtatttatttctgaagcactgAACTCACAGTACAATATTGTATTGAAGTAGAAACTATAAGTAAATTATGTTGTAGGTTGGTTAATCATTCACTCAGACCCACAGGGAACAATGGTATCACATAAGAATactaaagaaaaatctgcagatAACCAAAGGTGCAATTACAAGCAAATTTAAGCAGCAAGTATAAGGTGCTTTGTTTCAGCATTTGTATAGTCAGTTTCAACATTGACAGATTAAAGAAATCTCACTTCTACTGATGATAACAAATGGGAGAATCTAAAATTCATTCACGTGCTAATTGCTAATAagaaagtgctttaaaaatgattCACAAGGTGAAGATCATCTGTTTTACATAGTTCACTGTGCTCTTCAACTGTAGAATTTAATTTTGGGGCTACCAGTTACACTATTATGTATTAATTATAGACAGGATTTAATTGCAAGATTTAGTGATACATCAGCAATACATGTGCTAGAAATTATTATAAAGCAATATTCTAGTATATCACTCCATGATAGGAATTCACAATCAAATATCATCTATTAAAGCTTATATTTCTGCAATGTATCAAAGtccaattttcattttactgctttACCCCACACAGTGCTTCTTGCACCATTCTCTAGGGCTCAGCTTCTTTGAGGTTTCAGTGACCAAAAGGacagcatttttaaagcagcagaaaatggtTTCTGGAAAATCCATTAAAAaggccataaaaaaaaaaaaaaaaaacagtaaaggaTAAAAACCTAAGTTTTAAAACTAAACTTATTACTATGTGTAATAAGAGGCAGCAATGTTTGCAGCAAAGTTTGAGGAGTTTGGCATTACAAAGTGTTTCATCACTTATGCAGGATGATGTATTTGGAGGAAATTCTATTTCCACCTTAGAAGTAGGGAagcatgtaaaataaaacagcctTAAGGAATCATTCCCTGCCCCCAGTTCCCAGTCACTTCTAGGCAGCGTTTGACGTGCTGTAGGATAGATAAAGTATGTCTAAAGGTATCTTCCAGGTTTTACATCACCTGGACACCCACTGAGAGGGACTTGACCAAGTACCAACAAAACCCAGCTCCAAATGTAGTTATGCACCAGGCATTTCAGAAGGTCATGAAGTAACTTATTTGTACCAACTCAGCCAGCAAGGGAAAGTATCTCATTTTAGATTCACTTAAAGCCAGACGAAGGCAAGATTATTTCAGTAACGTGCATTTCAGATCCCTTTTGTGTGGTTAGTCTCACCCTTCTGATCCACCAATGCAGACAGAACTGGAATTGCAAGAAGCTGGGTAAGGTTCAGACGTGTTTATCAGATTCTCAACTTGTAATTAACATTTACACGTCTTCATCTATTCTGATGCTGCAGAATTCCCTCAGTTGCTGCACTGCTTCTAAAGCCATTTAAAGTTTTTAAGACTGTATTTTTACAGGGAAACCACAACAGGCAGGCAGATCAGTTATTAATGTACTGATGTTACATAAATGAGTTACCAAAGAACTCTTTCATACTCTTTGAGAGGAAAAAGTCAAAGAGGGTCAACCTGCAGGCTGCCATTCATAGCCACCACGTAGgtaacagcagcactgcaggtctACACATAGAGCCCAACTGTGGTGTCTAAGCTTCCTGACGAGTAACTGACTTAAAACAGATGTACAGCATCTCATTTTAAGCCCATTTTTATCTTTGACATTTTATGCAGGGAAATACCTGATCCAGTTGTGATCTCAT
It includes:
- the GPR160 gene encoding probable G-protein coupled receptor 160, which gives rise to MAALLCENCSSRYHQPQLNQPLEISLMLLLVMFGKVCLDFFMLQVKHKKVKVSFMGYFCVSLALLDFILLLNIAVILYLEDFALWGVRFTKYHICLFTQIISLTYGTLHYPVYLVAGLDYYMTIAQTSQFPRRGRRLFYIFVVVFIWISGFFCVLQVPAIYEELEVRNHFSPYQCPLYISVQSYSVSVAMLVLIGMALVVCWKEMITMLLSVRVASFASQPVLLFSYVPNDNSTCFKRQLLTRLLICFLGTWAPFVLLQFIILFLGAWIPAYMEMNVPWLYFINSFLIAVAYWCRCHDVELTEEMWSTDPFVSWKFCFMPFNNENTEPAEKPGTVIVIC